One window of Dermacentor andersoni chromosome 7, qqDerAnde1_hic_scaffold, whole genome shotgun sequence genomic DNA carries:
- the LOC126534920 gene encoding ergosterol biosynthetic protein 28 homolog codes for MTHWLVHPLRGWLALLSVANFATAFRCLRDDNFLQQRVFITLNCSNGLPGCPELERTFAFWSIFNGLVFMHCSFFLEKPPILSMTVCALALYLGYFGNELFVHRSVALRGATWFPIFLSALTMAWLLVAAKFILASRRKDNVEENEQLSERQALFNLRRQRKTRQS; via the exons ATGACGCATTGGCTTGTGCATCCTCTGCGGGGTTGGCTGGCGTTGTTGTCGGTCGCAAATTTTGCCACCGCTTTTCGATGCCTCAGAGACGACAATTTCTTGCAGCAAAGGGTCTTCATCACGCTCAATTGCTCCAACG GCCTTCCAGGATGTCCAGAATTGGAGAGAACGTTCGCCTTCTGGTCGATATTCAACGGCCTGGTGTTCATGCATTGCAGCTTTTTCCTCGAAAAGCCGCC TATCCTCTCCATGACCGTGTGCGCTCTGGCGCTCTACCTCGGCTACTTCGGCAACGAATTGTTCGTGCATCGATCCGTAGCCCTGCGAGGAGCGACCTGGTTCCCCATCTTTTTGAGCG CACTCACTATGGCCTGGCTGCTGGTCGCCGCGAAGTTTATCTTGGCCTCCCGTCGGAAAGACAACGTTGAGGAGAACGAGCAGCTGTCGGAGCGGCAGGCTCTGTTCAACCTGCGGAGGCAGAGGAAAACCAGGCAGTCGTGA